The Antechinus flavipes isolate AdamAnt ecotype Samford, QLD, Australia chromosome 5, AdamAnt_v2, whole genome shotgun sequence DNA segment TTCTCTTCTAACCTGtccctccacccccactccctgaggcttttactttacttttaataCCATCCCCCACTCCTAGAAGTGGAAGAAAAACCAACCCCTGCTCCCTTAGATCATCTTTCCCAAACCCCATAAAAATCAGCAGCTCTTTTCTTATGCTTGGAAAAATTGAGATTGAGGAGCAGGAATATTTTAGGAAAGGGAGGGGTGGCATTCAGAGATCGGTGTTTCTCTGGGGAaggctggggaggaggggaggcagGGGGTGGTGAATGAAAAGGTCAGCATTAAAGCTACTGTGAAAAGGTTCAGGAGGTGCTTCAGTCAGCAGATTAAGTTCCtgatacccagagagagaaagagagatcccagggagggggaggaaaagtcTCTAGAAAGGTCAGATGAGTAAGAAAAGAGCTGGCAAGGCCCAAGCTCCAAAAACCAGGAATCAGGAAGGCCCCACAGAGGAGAGAGGGCCCCAGGAATCCTCCAATgccagagggaggaggaaaatgggCCTGCTCAGAGGCTTCTGAGAACAGAGATATTGCTGGGAGAAGCTGGAGACCAGTTGAGATCTTTGTATTTTTTACAATCACTGAAACTCATTGACATAGGACAGCGTCCCCTGGGAAGATCAGACCCAAGGGAATTCACAGGGAtccatcttccttctctccctccccaaactGTTGCCTCTCCCCAACATTTTCACTTCCACAAGAAGCTGACACTTCCAGAAGCTTCAGTAACCACTTGATTGGGCACTGGGACTAGAAGGCAGGGAGGACTTTTAGCTTTGGGCTAAATTTTTGTAGATCAGCCAACCATAGCAGCCATCCTGGCCCCTCATTATGCAGAGAATACTGAGATTCATTTTCACCATccctgaagagaaaagaaagatggccCCATCCCTAgagaggaggtggaaggaggagaagaaacaaGAATTCAGGGTTTCCCAAGCTGAGGTCAATTGCTTGGGTTTGATTGGGCCTCCACTTTGGAGGTTTCCAGGAGTTCTTAAGTCCCACGGCTTCATGTACTCCAGGCAATGAAAGGACTGAGGTGAGGGGGAGAAACTGAGAAGTCTTGGGAAAATTCTCATGGCCCAGGACACCCTGGAGTCAGGTTCAGGAAGCTGGGGATCTTCAGTGACCCAGCCTCGGCACTGCCTACATGTGTTCTGGGTGGTTCTGGAGGCAATGGATGAACTTCTGGATCGGGTGACCCTCGTAGCACACCTGGTACACAGCCATAAACAAGGGGAATCTGGAAAGAGCAAGAGGGAGAGGAGCTTCACTGGTTCAGCTTCTAAGGCCAGAAgtccccttcccccaactcccatTACACACACTATTATAATTTCCAGTTACAGATTCTTCAGCTTTGGGGTGAAAGAAGCCCTCATCAATGGTCTTTTCTCTCCAGTTCTTCCTGCCACCACAACCTTGGCTCTCCTGGACTAAGGAAGGCTCTCATCCTTGCCTGCTCCCTTCTCTCTGGCTAGGCTGTTCCTCCAAGCACAAGACAGAGACATAGCTAAAaggcttgctctctctctctctgtctctctctctctctctccccctccccctcctccccccccaccctttccttctctctcttcctctctgtctctccctatctctttGACTAGCCTGCTTTCCTTTGCAAAATTCCCTGCCTTCAGGAAGCTTTCCCAAACTCAACTCTAATAACACCAGCAGCCTCTAACAACGTTTGCTTCAGCAAGTATTATATGCAAGCTCATGTTTCTACATGTGCTTTTAGAGTGAACAGGGACCCTGTCTCCATGCAAGTGGTTGGGGTGCTCAGGATAAGTAGGAGGGTCAAACAAAATGCCCTATAGTCAAAGTCTTATTCCTGAGCgcctcagatttttttctcctgcgAAGAGAGTCAgactaaaaatgagaaaagatggtGGGGAAGGGAACTGGTTTGTTGTGACTGCACTCACTTGTCCAGCAGGCCCTTGTGCTTCAAAATGTTGTGCAGCTCCTGAGCTGTCTGGGGCCCCTGAAGCTTCTGCCCATTCAGcatctctttttccaattgttcaatagACTGTGAAAAAGATAGGGGTGGGGGAAGACAGGGAGCAGAATGCCTTAGTAGTAGGGGGTGGGGTGGAGCCTGAAATCTCAGATAGGGAATAGTGGCAATGGGGAGGAATTCTGGGGAGGAGGTAAGAACATTCACAGCAGATGCTTAGCTGGTTCCTTCTCCGCACTACCCTGCTTCAAGTCTGTTTTAGTCCTCCCAACCCAACCCACTCTCACTTCCCAGAAGCTTCCcaatccctcttctcttccccattgCTCTGTTGGATTCTCAACCTGTCCATATTCTGTCATCTTCCACCCAACCTCTTGAGCCCTTACCTTTCCAGTTCGGACAAAGGCTTCAGCCACCTTTCGGTTACGACCCCCATAACAGGTGGTAATGAGGTCTGCAATCCCACAACTTTCCAGGAAAGTAGTTGAAGAGACTGAGCCCTTGCAGAAGAGCTTGGAGAAGGCAATCATTTCCATGAGTCCCAGCCGGATCACAGCAGCCTTTGTATTGTCACCAAAGCCCAGTCCATCACAGAAGCCAGCCCCAACAGCAACTACATTCTttgtgggaaagaagggagaaacaaTGTAGTCTCTAGGCAGCATCATAAGGGCCACCATATCTTCTCCCTCAGTCCTATAAACTCTCTTTATAGAGTTGATGGGAGGATAGGGGAGATATGAATATCATGTCCAGAACTTTTTAAACTGGCTTcaacttgtattcttaaaaattttttttcataactttttcaatataattggtattccttgtaattgtttttttattttattctatatctttaaaaatattattctgggaAGGGTTCCATAGGATTCACTATGCTAAAGTGACCCATGACTCAAATACTTTAGGGTATTCTCCTGAAGTAGAGGATTCTGCTTTTTCAATAATAAGGACAATATGGAAGATTAGCAACTCTAATCTGtttccaaaacattttataatatccTCCCTTTGGATACAAAGACTGTTCCCAGGGAAAGGAAAAGGCTTTTACCATCTAACCTAGGAAGTATAGTAAGTGGAGCACTGGGCCtcgagtcagaaaaacctgggttccAATCCAGCTTAGCACTGCACCCAACATGCATTTGATAATTGCTACCAATCCTACCTCACACCTTCTTCCTCTAGAAATACTCGCCTGGTTCATTCACAGCACCACCattctttcttgatctctttctAGCTGCCTCTGCTCTTTTCTTATCTCTGTAGCTGTGTCCTTGCTCCCTTGTCCCTGTCTCTCCAGGTACTCAAGGGCAAGAGCTCTCTTTTCCCTCTGGATCTTCCTTTAGCCTCCAAGATAGGGCTTTCACAAAGGACATGGTTGGTCCAGATAAGAGCAggcatttttttcatcttgttggggggtggagggagaattGGAACCTGTTTCCCCAAGTTCCCTCTCTAAGTTGCACACACTGGGGTTTTCTCTAGGTTGGAGTCTAGCAGCCTGTAGTTCTTTCTATGGAGCCCAATTAACCCCTCCCTCTGCCCCTCACCTTAAGAGCACCACAGATCTCTACTGTGTCTACTTCTTGCACCACAGTTATTCGGAAATTTGGTGTTTGCAACAGCTCCTTCAGCAGCTGTCCTTGGGCCAAGTCCTTGCAGCCTAAAGTGGAAGGGATTAGGCTGAGCAAGAGATGTCACTCACTGACAGCTTTTCTCTTCTGATCTCTGCTGCAGACACAGAGAGGGTAACTCTTCTATTTCCCTTGCCCCACCATACTCTTCTATCCACCCTCTAGTCTTCCCCTTGTCAGTATCTTTATGGGGGGGAAAGGTTGGGGAAAGAGATGGATTGGGCTCTGGTGAGGGGAGGGACAAGGAGGTCTCACCAATGGTGGTTTCACAGAATTTCTCATCAGCCACCTCACTGGCAATATTGGCTCCCATCAGCACACTAATGGGGATGCCCAGTCGTTCATGGATCACCTCAGAgatcagcttcagcccattaggGCCTTCATCCACACCCTGGGCATACAAATGGGACTCAGAGCTAGCTTCCTTCctatttctcccctctctctgtccacCATCCCAAGTCCCCATACATGGAGATCTCTCCCCTTTTAAGCTATCATTCTGCAGCCTTTCCCTGACTATGATCTTCCTCCTATTCAAGCTCAGGAACAGAGGCACTTCTTTCTATAGCCATTCCCACAATGTCCCAGAACAACACACCACTCCCCTATCCCATTTCTCTGGAATGAATTCTTCAAATTGCTGCTCTGGTTCTCACCTCTCACTAAAGCTATTCTTCCCCAGCCCCCTTCTCCCACCCTAGGCACCTTGATAAGAGACACCCCAATGGCATTTCTCTTCAGATGACCCTTGAGCTGGTCACAGATTTTGCCAATGAATTGGTGGGGCACCACGAAAATGAGGATGTCTGCATCTGCGGCTGCCTGGATCACATCTGGTATAGCCACCTAAAGGAATGGTAGAGCATTGCTGACAAGGCCATTCTTGGGGTTGGGGGAGGGTGAtggtggaagaaggaaggagggaaattcGAGCACAGAGGCAGGATTGAGTTTCATAGGAGCTATTAAAGAGACAAGTCATTCCCCCAACTTCCCTTCCTCAACAGCTTCAGCTAGTGGATGGGGAGGgggattaaaaagatttttgaaaacttCTGAAACTCCAACTTGCTCCCAAGGCTTATCTATGGGATGTCCCAGGTAACTAAAAAGAGGATGGGTTGGGCTGGATGGGGTAATTTGGATGAATTTCAGAGCTAAGAATGAGTCCCAGACAACATACCTTTTCCTTTTTAGGGGGAAAGTGAAAGACAAATGAGTTTGGCCCTACTACTATAGTTCATGGAGCAGTTTCCACTGGGTGAATGAGTAACAGGATGAGAGTCAGGGGCACTATCCTGAACCCCAGTCTGGAAGCCTGTCCTTGGTTGCCATGGAGATGACTTGCTTCTAAGcttccctcccccatttcctCATCCAGCCCAGTCCTAGACTTACATTATGGAAAGTGGACACtgtattcctttccttctctgtcttgaGAAACCCCAGATCAGTAGAAGGGGGCTGACTCTGCTTGGATAGATAGGTTATGTTTTGTGCAACCTTGTCACCCTCTGGGCTAGTACTAGGATTGGGTCCAACTTCTCTCAAAAGGCCTCTTACTTTAGGGCTTGGAGTATGACCCCCATACACTGTCCACTATCATTCTCCCTACccccattcatctttttttttcccccattcatcTTTTGAGAGGCCTCACCACATTGAGTGGCAGCTTGTGCCCAGGTAGGTATTTGACATTCTCATGCTTGGTGTTGATGATCTCTGTTAGCTTTTGGCCAGAAACTTCTTCCTCAAACACCCACATGGCGACCTGAGGGTCAAACTGTACCAGCTGAGTTACATTGCTACCCACAATCTTGGCGATAGCTGAGCCCCTAAGGAAAAGTGGTAAAAGAGGATATAATGAGATTGGTGATAAGAGAGTAGTTCTAACCCCTGAGTAGGCTGAGGAGACAGTGGGAACAGTCAGTACCTAACAGATTAAACCCAAATGAAATGTAAATAACCACCTGTCATACCCGACCACCTctacccaagaaatattggggtACCTGAGACTCCAACTAGTTTGGGATACTAATAGGACTTAATCCTACTGAATGGGGATGAGATCCAGGTTTTAGAGTCATACCTCTAGCTGCTAGGAAAAGCACCTGCTATCATCCCAACACAATTAAGCCAATCAGATATTGGTGGGAAATTAAAGTCAAGGCAGCTTCTTTTCTTCAGGGATATTGGTACAATTAGGAGAGGGAGCAACCACAAAGACCCTATCATGCTCCTCTTTTTCAGAATAAGGATATAGGGCTATTGGGGCAGCTGTTGGGACTAAGGCAGGACAGAGGGCATTTCTGATTCTCTCCCCTCTCAAATCCATGACACTGACACCCGAAGGCTCATAtgatctccctccctttctcccccccatAGCCCTCAATAAGGCCTCTTACCAGTTCCCTGATCCCACGATGCAGACCTTCTTGCTTGCCATGGTCCTGCTTCCCTGCCTGGCCTGCTGCGTACCACACTGCCTTGCTCCTCTGTCTGCTCTGAACATTTAACTTGGCATGTTGGAGAAGTCAAGCTCCACCCCTAGTGAAGGGGTGGGAGTGAGGGAGAGTCCAACAGGGACAGGGAAGAACAGGCAGACAGGGGTAGGGACAGGAAATCAGGACACTCATCTCAATCTTTTTCTAAAGTCAGCTGATACCTTCTGGTCTCCTGCTTCCCTAGGAGAGCTCACGAAGTAAGGGACTAAGCTGTACTTTGTCAGACCTGGTAACAGTACTTTTTCCAGGCTATTGTCTAGCAGTAACAATGACCAACAACACCTCATATTATAGTCCCCAGGGGTTAGCATTCTTCAGTTTTACAGACAGGGACTCCCCAAAATGAAAGGATCCATCCCCCACATAACCTAGCACAAACTCAGAGGTCTGGCTACTCAACCAACATATCCAAGGCTGAATGAGTCTCCACTAGAGTAGTCATTCTGGGTCCCCACCTCGGGTTTCTTTGACAGGTCCCCATGTGACACAGCTCACCTTTGAATGGTGGCAGTGGAGTTTCATTTTGGGGACAGTAGTGAAAAGATCCTGAGAAAAATTGGGCAAGGAATTAACTCATTTATATGCTTTGTCAACTCCCAGGCACTTCTCAAGGACTTAAGAGGGGAGAAGAGGTGGTAACAGATAAGATACTCTTCCCCTGCAGTTTCCATGCCTCCTATAAGCACAAACCAAGCCCAGGTTGCAGACTCTGCCAGCACTACCATACTATTGCTAGAAAGTGTATGGAGGGGTGTCAGGAGAAATGGCAAAAATGGCTTCTGCAGGTCCAAGTCTGTGTGCTCACATAGTCATGTTTGGTTAAGAGAGGGCAAAAGTTCCCAAGCTActttggaggggaggggaagaggccTCTTGGACATTGCTGCTTGTGCACTTTGGCCTAAAAGGTAGACAATCATCCTGGGCCTAAGACTGCATTCACATGCCCAGCTCCTGCTAGATAAGAACTGGGTTAGTGGGGAGCCCCAGTCTAGCTGGGGGATGGAAATGAGCACATGGGAGGTAAAAGTTCACAAGATGATGGGAGGGGCCTCCAGTCACTTCTCTGGCTGATCCCAGGGTAATAAAATTTCCCCGAAGCTTGGTTAGATTCCCTCTCCAGAACACAATGTTGCTTCCAATTCAAGGCTGGCTTCTTTCCTCAGCTCCACCCCCATTTTCCCCCTGGCACAGACTATACAGGCTGGCAACAAGAAATCAAGTACCAACTGGAAGCATTGGAGGAAAGGCAAAGGCAGGCAGAGTAGTTCTGTGACTGGACCACCTCCACTTCCTTCCCAGGGTCAGAAGCACCAGAGTGCAGGTGAATGCCCACATCTGGCTCCCTTCTACTTCTGTCTTGCCCCCACAGGCAGCAGGAGGTGGCAGTCTAAGCAAAAATGATTCTGGACAAATTACTTGACTTCTGCTTGTCTCGGTCTCCCCAGCTTTAAAATAtgacagagttgttgtgaagaccaaatatttgtaacaatgcttagcacacagtTCCTTCCTTTTGATTGCCAACATTCTCTACttgattcctttcttctcctaccCCGAGTAACCTCAGGGAGGGTAGGGCAGGGATAAAGATGAATTAAGATCTAAAAAGTCAGAATTGGCCCAGTAGATCACTCCTAGTTTCTGGTAGAGGTAGGACTCTAAAAAAAGGCTAAACTGCAAATTATTTATCTATAGCTAAGAAAATGGTATTTAACACAATTTAATGGTCAGCACATAAACCCTGTTCCAATGTCACTGACCCCTCCCACCAAGCTACCTCCCTATTCAGACCTGATAAAGGTTTTAAGATTTGAAGAACTATAATCTAATATATCCCATTTTAATTGTATCAGCAGCTTGGCCAACTCTACTAATGCAGGgaagcagagaaataacaaaggttGCTTATTTTGAGATGGAGTTATTAACAGACTgatcccctttcttcttcttgtgAGATCTTACCTCAGCAGCCCAGAACCAAACTGACTGGTAGAAGAAAAGGACAACATGCCAGATATATAACTGAGTTGATTGTGGGGAATATCAATGTAGGTGAATATATTTTGAGTTCAGTAACTCCTGAGGGATTCTTCTGGCTCTTGGGTGATTAGctcactttaaataaaaaaaaaataacaggttCCTGCTTCCAAACCTTAAATGTGAATTGTATCCTCCAGGCCATTAAAAAGGGAACCCTTAAGACAAAGAAAACTAATAGTAAGAGGCTACACAGGAGTCTTAAAATGACCTGGAAAGCAAAACTCTTCAAGTAATGACAACCCACCCCCAGGACAGAAAATTCCAGGAGCTTAACTCTGATGACCTAGGGAATCAAAGGCTTCAAAGGAAGCTGGGGAAGGTCAAGGGAGAAGGGCAAATTGTGAGGAGACTGGGGCGGGCACAAATCAGACTTCAGATGTTAAGAACCTTAAGGAAGATGGGGTCAATCACAGCTGATGGACTGTGGCCTCCTTCCTCAAATTTCCTTCCATACCTGCAACTAATCCTGAGAAGTACTGAATGCCTCAATGATTTTTAGTCCTTTTAAAGTGTTTAGGCTCCCTTTCCCTGTAGAGTAATTGGTAGTAGACAGAGGGCATTGAGTGAATAAGAGTTCTCTATCAAAAAGGGGAAACCCCATCCTTCAGAAGATGCTTTTATTAAAACTGGGTGACATCTATAAGGGgacagtacaaaaaaaaattttggtccatgaaaaaacataatattcagttaataaaaagttatctgCAACAGGAACACTGCCTAAGTGGTGGGAGGAAGGCCCGTGTCTGAGCTTCCTTCATGTGTGGGACCAGGGCTCAGCTGCCTTCCCCCAACAGAGGTTTGTGAGGTGTTATTGTAATAGTGTAAGGGAAGCTTTTCAGAGGGATAATGGGGAGATTCCACTGCCATCCGATGTGGAGTAGACATGGAGGAGGGTGCACTCGCAGGAGCCTGAGGAGGGGTGGGGAGGCAGGAGTCTGTCAGTTCTGTGGGATTTTGGAGCTGATACCAAACCCAACGCTCCTTCTGTACCTGCTGCTCTCCCACCCTGCTGTGTTGAGTCTGCGAGCCTGAGATATGCTAACTTAAAGGAAATATTCAA contains these protein-coding regions:
- the GPD1 gene encoding glycerol-3-phosphate dehydrogenase [NAD(+)], cytoplasmic, whose protein sequence is MFRADRGARQCGTQQARQGSRTMASKKVCIVGSGNWGSAIAKIVGSNVTQLVQFDPQVAMWVFEEEVSGQKLTEIINTKHENVKYLPGHKLPLNVVAIPDVIQAAADADILIFVVPHQFIGKICDQLKGHLKRNAIGVSLIKGVDEGPNGLKLISEVIHERLGIPISVLMGANIASEVADEKFCETTIGCKDLAQGQLLKELLQTPNFRITVVQEVDTVEICGALKNVVAVGAGFCDGLGFGDNTKAAVIRLGLMEMIAFSKLFCKGSVSSTTFLESCGIADLITTCYGGRNRKVAEAFVRTGKSIEQLEKEMLNGQKLQGPQTAQELHNILKHKGLLDKFPLFMAVYQVCYEGHPIQKFIHCLQNHPEHM